A genomic window from Cucumis melo cultivar AY chromosome 8, USDA_Cmelo_AY_1.0, whole genome shotgun sequence includes:
- the LOC103484950 gene encoding homeobox-leucine zipper protein ATHB-6-like, which translates to MKRHGSSDSLGALMSVCPTSEEQSPRNSHVYGREFQSMLDGLDEEGSIEEHCHVGEKKRRLSVDQVKALEKTFEIENKLEPERKVKLAQELGLQPRQVAVWFQNRRARWKTKQLERDYGLLKANYESLKRSFDTLQQDNDALLKEIKELKSKLEEEKTESNLSVKEEIFVSESDNLLIEQTTNHLPVDHISLPVASDHSDDFDYESFRTVGADDGDDQRVEVSLFPDFKDGSSDSDSSAILNEDNSPNAVVSSATAGMLQSHHQILSSPATSLNCFPFQKATYNNAQQFVKIEEHNFFSGEETCNLFSDEQAPSMHWYCPDQWN; encoded by the exons ATGAAGAGGCATGGCAGCTCAGATTCCTTGGGTGCTTTGATGTCCGTCTGTCCTACTTCAG AGGAACAGAGTCCAAGAAACAGCCACGTTTATGGCAGGGAGTTTCAGTCCATGTTGGATGGCTTAGATGAAGAAGGCTCCATCGAAGAACACTGTCATGTAGGGGAGAAGAAAAGGAGACTCAGCGTAGATCAAGTTAAGGCGTTGGAGAAAACATTTGAGATCGAGAACAAGCTCGAACCAGAGAGAAAAGTGAAGCTTGCTCAAGAACTTGGCCTGCAGCCAAGGCAAGTTGCTGTTTGGTTCCAAAACCGTAGAGCACGATGGAAAACCAAGCAACTCGAGAGAGATTATGGCCTCCTCAAAGCCAATTATGAATCTCTCAAGCGTAGTTTCGATACCCTTCAACAGGATAATGATGCTCTGCTTAAAGAG ATCAAGGAATTGAAATCCAAGCTTGAAGAAGAGAAGACGGAGAGCAATTTGTCAGTAAAAGAAGAGATTTTCGTGTCGGAATCCGACAATTTACTAATTGAACAAACAACTAATCATCTTCCGGTGGATCATATTTCTCTTCCCGTTGCTTCGGATCATTCCGATGACTTCGACTACGAAAGCTTCAGAACCGTCGGCGCCGATGACGGCGATGATCAAAGAGTTGAAGTATCGTTATTCCCTGATTTTAAAGATGGGTCGTCGGACAGCGACTCAAGCGCCATATTGAACGAAGACAACAGCCCAAACGCCGTCGTTTCATCAGCGACTGCCGGAATGCTCCAAAGCCATCACCAAATTCTGTCGTCTCCGGCGACGTCTTTGAACTGCTTTCCGTTTCAAAAGGCTACTTATAATAATGCCCAACAATTTGTGAAAATTGAAGAACACAATTTCTTCAGCGGAGAAGAGACCTGTAATTTGTTCTCCGATGAACAAGCCCCATCTATGCATTGGTACTGCCCCGATcagtggaactaa
- the LOC127150611 gene encoding uncharacterized protein LOC127150611, producing MTIAPGAEKPISPHAVRFSQAIGVCVRKTFPVRCLKLADVGREYIEVVKGDLQRLFVLDFNDQAMNRFVEHQMLTTFKEFRADCHRHFKKYSNPKEAHANPPNALVGRDEDWHFLCDHYISRAFQEQSRTNKAARQKQPYNHSSGSKSFLQRQLSSLKEKGSRSIVWNCFGKHTFELGHSCRRPPRMRIIKCWNPNPSLPQRVVSHSLRMRYAIRCWVDDQATQKALVGDPSRRPAERRVQGSSTSCSQSTEKEIELQAKLQEALERIEVQDTNHQALASQVESMKKMIEEFTRAQQGPPHDP from the exons atgacgatcgcccctggagcggagaagcctatttctccacacgccgttcgcttcagccaggcgataggcgtgtgcgtgcgaaagacatttcccgtccgctgtcttaagttggcggacgttgggagagaatacattgaggtcgtcaagggcgacctccag cgattgtttgtgcttgatttcaatgatcaagcgatgaacaggtttgttgagcatcagatgctcacgacctttaaagagttccgggccgactgtcatagacatttcaaaaagtacagcaaCCCGAAGGAGGCTcatgccaacccaccaaacgcattggttggacgtgatgaggattggcacttcctctgcgaccattatatcagtcgtgcattccag gagcaatcacggacgaacaaggctgctagacagaagcaaccttacaatcatagtagcgggtccaagtcgtttctacaacgacagttgagctcgctgaaagaaaaagggagccggtcgatcgtgtggaattgtttcgggaaacacacgttcgagctgggacattcgtgtcgcaggccgccgaggatgcgcat aatcaaatgctggaaccccaatcccagcctaccccagagggtagtcagccactctctgaggatgagatatgcgatcaggtgttgggtagacgaccaggctactcaaaaggccttggttggggacccaagccgaaggcccgcagaacggcgagtgcaaggttcgtcgacatcttgttcgcagtccacagaaaaagagattgaattacaagctaaacttcaagaagctttggaacggattgaagtacaagatacaaatcaccaagcattagcttcacaagtggaaagtatgaaaaagatgatagaagaatttactcgtgcacaacagggaccaccacatgatccctag
- the LOC103484951 gene encoding uncharacterized protein LOC103484951, translating into MWVFYLISLPLTLGMVIVTLKYFAGPWVPRYVFLTVGYTWFCSLSIIILVPADIWTTTSHLSETGVISFFWSWSYWSTFLLTWAVVPLIQGFEDAGDFTVKERLKTSIHVNLVFYLVVGSIGLFGLILLIAMHKIWHGGVLGFAMACSNTFGLVTGAFLLGFGLSEIPKSIWRNADWTTRQKVLSHQISKMAVKLDDAHQELSNAIVVAQATSKQMSKRDPLRPYMNIIDNMLTQMFREDPSFKPQGGRLGENDMDYDTDEKSMATLRRHLRRAREEYYRYKSQYMTYVMKALELEDTVKNYERRSSTGWKYVSTLRHPRSGKLGSILDTLEFIWRCILRKHLQKVLAIVLGIMSAAILLAEATLLPSVDLSLFSMLIKLVGREEVLVQAFAFVPLMYMCVCTYYSLFKFGTLMFYSLTPRQTSSVNLLLICSMVARYAPPISFNFLNLIRLGGNVKTVFEKRMGRIDDAVPFFGKDFNRIYPLIMVVYTILVASNFFNRVIDFLGSWKRFRFQSEVDDMDGFDPSGVIILQKERSWLEQGRMVGEHVVPLARNFNSIDLESGSSNSTDLLDVKAKATNSLINEDMNGKSSKSSGDEGRKYGSSREAMSNKYAVIREQIRQSTLNTKPVPNIASAKVTLLDTEDGEPSNTNEKTNSGLASKWESMKMGFQNFKANIGTKKFLPLPQVQDSKTLSRHDSTQSLDEIFQRLKRPSDHVGYSDEEDGMEIKSSERIEFERRPTR; encoded by the exons ATGTGGGTCTTCTATCTGATCTCCTTGCCTTTAACTTTAGGCATGGTGATCGTCACGCTCAAGTACTTCGCTGGTCCTTGGGTGCCTCGTTACGTTTTTCTTACCGTCGGATATACCTGGTTCTGTTCCCTCTCCATCATTATCCTCGTCCCTGCGGACATCTGGACG ACTACAAGTCATCTGTCTGAGACTGGagtaatttctttcttttggagCTGGTCCTATTGGAGTACATTCTTACTTACCTG GGCTGTGGTCCCACTTATCCAGGGTTTTGAAGATGCAGGAGACTTCACTGTGAAAGAAAGACTGAAGACCAGCATCCATGTTAACttggttttttatttggttgttggATCCATAGGTCTTTTTGGACTGATTCTCCTCATTGCGATGCACAAAATTTG GCATGGCGGTGTTCTGGGTTTTGCTATGGCCTGCTCAAATACATTTGGATTGGTAACAGGTGCATTTCTTCTTGGCTTTGGTCTGAGTGAAATTCCCAAGAGTATTTGGAGAAATGCCGATTGGACTACACGCCAAAAAGTTCTTTCCCATCAAATATCGAAGATGGCTGTTAAGCTTGATGATGCTCATCAAGAACTCTCAAATGCTATTGTT GTTGCTCAAGCAACATCTAAGCAGATGTCTAAACGCGATCCCCTGAGACCTTACATGAATATCATTGACAATATGTTAACTCAAATG TTTAGGGAAGATCCATCATTCAAACCACAAGGTGGACGATTAGGAGAAAATGATATGGACTACGATACCGATGAGAAATCAATGGCAACACTTAGGCGTCATCTTCGCAGAGCAAGAGAGGAATATTATCGGTATAAAAG CCAATACATGACCTACGTTATGAAGGCCCTTGAGCTTGAAGACACTGTAAAGAATTATGAACGGCGCTCGTCAACTGGATG GAAATATGTTTCAACCCTCAGGCATCCTCGAAGTGGGAAGTTGGGGTCTATCTTAGATACACTTG AATTTATATGGCGATGCATCCTAAGAAAGCATCTTCAAAAAGTTTTGGCTATTGTACTTGGTATCATGTCCGCTGCAATTCTTTTAGCCGAGGCCACCCTGTTACCAAGTGTCGATTTATCTCTTTTCTCAATGCTTATTAAATTAGTTGGACGGGAGGAGGTGCTTGTGCAG GCCTTTGCTTTTGTTCCACTgatgtatatgtgtgtgtgcACGTATTATTCTTTATTCAAGTTTGGAACTTTGATGTTCTATTCATTAACCCCAAGGCAAACAAGCTCTGTAAACTTGCTATTAATTTGTTC AATGGTTGCCAGGTATGCTCCACCAATTTCATTCAACTTTCTCAATCTTATTCGTCTTGGTGGGAACGTGAAAACTGTTTTCGAAAAG AGGATGGGTAGAATTGATGATGCCGTCCCTTTCTTCGGGAAAGATTTTAATAGGATCTACCCACTTATTATGGTTGTCTACACCATTTTGGTTGCAAGCAATTTCTTTAACCGGGTTATTGATTTCCTCGGAAGCTGGAAGAGATTTAGATTCCAGTCGGAGGTAGATGATATGGATGGATTTGATCCTTCAGGAGTAATTATATTGCAGAAAG AACGATCTTGGCTTGAACAAGGGCGCATGGTTGGTGAGCACGTTGTTCCATTAGCTAGGAATTTTAACAGCATAGACTTGGAGTCTGGCAGCAGCAATAGCACA GATTTGCTCGATGTCAAAGCGAAGGCAACAAACAGTCTAATAAATGAAGACATGAATGGGAAGTCGTCAAAATCTTCTGGCGATGAGGGTCGGAAGTATGGTTCTAGCAGAGAAGCCATGAGCAACAAGTATGCTGTAATTAGAGAACAAATTAGACAATCAACATTAAACACAAAGCCAGTGCCGAACATTGCTTCTGCCAAGGTCACCTTACTTGATACAGAAGATGGTGAACCTAGCAATACCAATGAAAAGACAAATTCTGGTTTGGCCTCAAAGTGGGAATCAATGAAGATGGGTTTTCAAAACTTCAAGGCTAATATAGGAACCAAAAAGTTTCTTCCCTTGCCCCAGGTTCAAGATTCAAAAACTCTCTCTCGTCATGATTCTACTCAGTCCCTTGACGAGATCTTCCAACGATTGAAACGGCCATCAGATCATGTAGGTTATAGTGACGAGGAAGATGGGATGGAAATCAAGAGTTCTGAGAGAATAGAATTTGAGCGGAGGCCAACTAGATAA